One genomic segment of Spirochaetota bacterium includes these proteins:
- a CDS encoding toll/interleukin-1 receptor domain-containing protein, with amino-acid sequence MSVFISYSHEDSKIVEKIAKYLVKENLHVWIDKWQLNFGDSLIQKVQDAISEASVLLIMLSKKSVESEWCKKELTAGLLRELEEKRVVTIPVLLEDCQIPLFLRDKYYADFRSDFQKAIRQLQDNLLRNTDINLNRVKVDKYLTDWSLDSGEKDGAFFLNIDSVSFSDEYEYSILCTLDVTGNRKASDLYFTSVSRKEDHIYVNEVINLLYTLDKNEDFRVLIKDNLPVWKYFSISDRTGTLEYKVRVYARRMGINNGFDILFDFGSIIRMVEEKRKEIIKK; translated from the coding sequence GTGTCAGTGTTTATAAGTTATTCCCATGAAGATTCAAAAATCGTTGAAAAAATTGCAAAGTATTTAGTTAAAGAAAATCTCCATGTTTGGATTGATAAATGGCAACTAAATTTCGGCGATTCATTAATTCAAAAAGTACAGGATGCAATTTCTGAAGCATCTGTATTGTTAATAATGTTATCTAAAAAATCTGTTGAATCTGAATGGTGTAAAAAAGAATTAACAGCTGGCTTGTTACGAGAATTAGAAGAAAAACGAGTTGTAACAATACCTGTACTTCTTGAAGATTGTCAGATACCTCTATTTTTAAGAGATAAGTATTACGCAGATTTTAGATCTGACTTCCAAAAGGCTATAAGACAATTACAAGATAATTTATTACGAAATACTGATATAAATCTAAATCGAGTAAAGGTAGATAAATACCTAACAGATTGGTCTCTGGATAGTGGTGAAAAAGATGGTGCTTTTTTCCTTAATATTGATTCAGTAAGTTTTTCCGATGAATATGAGTATTCAATTCTTTGCACATTGGATGTAACAGGAAATAGAAAGGCATCAGATCTATATTTTACAAGTGTATCACGTAAGGAAGATCATATTTATGTCAATGAAGTAATTAACTTACTTTATACACTTGATAAAAATGAAGATTTTCGTGTGTTAATTAAAGATAATTTACCCGTATGGAAATATTTTTCTATTTCAGATAGAACAGGTACACTTGAGTATAAAGTTAGAGTTTATGCTAGGCGTATGGGTATAAACAATGGATTTGATATACTCTTTGATTTTGGTAGTATAATACGTATGGTTGAAGAAAAGCGTAAGGAAATTATAAAAAAGTAA